The following nucleotide sequence is from Streptomyces sp. NBC_00239.
GGCGGCTGGTGCTGACCAGCGGGTTCCACGGGTGGCACGACTGGCATCTCCAGTCGGCCTTCGGCGGGTTGCCGGGCCGCGACGCGGAAACCGTGGATTTCGGCTACGACCTGGACAGGCTGGCCGAGCTGCTCGCCGAGCGGTGGCGGGAGGTCGCCTGCGTGTTCGTCACGCCGGAGGTCAACTTCTTCCCGCACTCGTTCCACGTGGAACTCGCCCAACTGGTGCGCGGCCACGGGTGCCTGCTGGTACTGGACGAGGTGATGAGCGGGTTCCGCTACCGCCTGGGAGGCTACGCGGCGGCCGCCGGGATCCGGCCCGACCTGATCACGTTGAGCAAGGGGCTCGCCAACGGCATGGCACTGTCCGCGGTGGTCGGCTCCGGCGAGATCTTCGACGGCGCGGAGGCCGCCTACCTCGGCTACACCTACCAGCGGGAGGTCACCCCGTTCGCGGCCGCAGCGGCGAGCCTGCGCGCCTTCCGCTCGGACGATCCCATCGGGGCGATGCACGCGGTGGGCGCGGCACTGATCGACGGATTCAACGGGATCTTCGAACGGTCCTCGGTCCCCGCCGTCGCGTTCTCGTGGCCGTCGATGTTCCGCGTGCTCTTCACGGATGACGGGATCGGCGAGGCGTTCTACGCCGGGCTGCTGCGGCGCGGGGTACTGATGGAGTACCGCGGGGTGCACATGATCTCTGCCGCGACGTCCACCGACGACATCGCGCTCACGCTCCAGGCCGCCGAAGACAGCCTGGCCGAGGCACTGCGCAACGCCCGGGCGCCGCAACGCCGTTCGGGCGTGAGCGACACCGACGCGCACGCCGAGGCCCGACGGGCCTTCGGCGCCACCCTGCGGAGCATCGGCACGTGGTGGCCGGGCTTCTCCCCGGACCACGACGCCTGAGGGTGGTCCAGCACCCGGGATCACCCACGGACAGACACACCAGGGGAAGCCATGCCGCTGACGACCTTCTCGCCCGTCTCCGGACTGCACGCGACTCATCGCGGAGCCCTGCGGTCGGTGCGGCTGGTGTTCTTCCTCACCGGCACGCTGTTCGCGAGCTGGGCCGCGAGGATCCCGACGGTCAAGGACCAACTCGAGCTGGACGACGCCGGCCTGGCGGTCGCCTTCTGCGGACTGAATCTCGGTGCGGTGCTCGGCCTGCTGCTCGGCGGCCTGGTCACGACGGTCTTCGGCAGCCGCCGGACGCTGCGCGTCACGGTGCCGCTGTTCGCCGTGTCCCTGTCCGGCCTCCTGACCGCAGGCGACCTCACCGGGCTGACGGTCGCCGTGGCGGCCTTCGCCTTGGCCAACAGCGTGGTGGACGTGGCGATGAACGCCCATGGGGTGGCGGTCGAGCGGACGACCGGGCGGGCCCTTCTGTCCGGCATTCACGCACGCCACAGCCTCGGGATGATCAGCGGTTCGCTGATCGGCGCGGTCGCCGAGCACAACGGGGTGCCGCTCGCCGCGCACTTCGCCGTCGTCAGCGTGCTCGTGGCCGCTGCGGCGGCCTGCGGCACCCGGCGGCTGCTGCCGCAGCCGACCGACCCGCTCTCCCCGGCCGACCCGGTCCGCCCGGCGGGGGCGGGGGAACCGCCGACGGAAACAGGAAGGGGGGAACGGACGGCATGGACGGCGGAACGCCCGGCACCGCCCGGAGCACGGACCGTGCGCGGCGCGGGCGCCCGCCCGACGGCCAGACTCGTCGTCCTGGGTCTGCTGGCCTTCTGCGTGGCTCTGGCCGAGGGCGCCGCCAACGACTGGGCCGCTGTCTACCTCCGTGACGAGACGGGGGCCACCGCCGCCCTGGCCGCGGCCGGTTTCGCGGTCTTCGCCGGGGCGATGTTCCTGGGCCGCCTGGTCGGCGACCGGCTCGTTGCCCGGTTCGGGCCGATCCGGCCGTTCCTGGCCGGCACGCTCACGGCAGGAGTCTGCCTGGGCGCGGCCCTGCCCGCCGGCAGCACGGTGGCGGGTCTGCTCGGACTGGCCCTGTTCGGCTTCGGCATTTCCTACACGCTGCCGCTGATCCTCGCCGCGACCGGCTCGGCGCCGGGGCGGTCTCCGACGCGGGCGATCGCCACTGTCTCGATCCTCGGCTACCTGGGGTTCTTCACCGGCCCCGCGCTGATCGGCGCCGTCGCCGACGCCTACGGCCTCACCCTCGGCCTGGCCGTACCCGTATTGATCGTGCTCATCGCCGCCTCGGCGTCCCCCTCCCTCCGCTCCCGCAGGTGAGCGCCCGGCCCGGGCCGTGCGCCAAGTCGACGACACCGTCTCGGCAATCGGCCTCCCCACCGTCAGCCCTCGCCCGCCGTCGGCTGCCGCCTGCTCCTCGTGCCGGTTCGGCCGGCACGGGGAGCAGGGAGCGACGGGCGCGTCAGGCGACGGCGGTGCCTTCCAGCTCCACCAGTTGGCCGGGGATCGCCAGCCGGGTCACGCCGAGCATCGTCGAGGTCGGCGCCACGCCTGCGGCGCCGAGCCGGGCCGCCAGTACGCCGTAGTGCCGGAAGAGCAGGTCGACGTCGGTCGTGTAGACGTTGAGCCGGACCAGGTTGGCCAGAGACATGCCGGCCTCGCCGAGCACGGCCTCCAGGTTGTCGATGCTGAGCTCCAACTGAGCCGCGAGGTCCCCGTCGTGCCGGGGCTTGCCGTCGCCGCTCATCGCGGTCTGACCGGAGATGTACAGGGTCCGTGTGGGCCCGGAGACGACCTCGCCCTGGTTGAATCCCAGCTCCTTCGACCACGTCACCGGGTTGACCGCTGTTCGTTCCACTGCCACGTCAGCTCCATTCGATTCATCGGTAGTACGTCCGTCCCTCGGCTCGGCAACCGCCGGCTGTGACGTCGCGTCAACGACCCTGCCAACACATCACGACACCTCCTGTCATGTATTCCGTTAGAGTTTTCGCCATGCGTGCCGACCGGTTGGTTTCACTGGTGCTGCTGCTGCGCCGGCGCGGGCGGCTGACAGCGGACACGCTGGCCCGCGAGCTGGAGGTGTCGACCCGCACCGTGCTGCGCGACATCGAGGCACTGTCCGCGGCCGGCGTCCCGGTCTACGCCGAACGCGGCAGGCACGGCGGTTTCACGCTCCTGCCCGGTTTCCAGACCGAGCTCATCGGGCTGAACCACGACGAGGCCATCGCCTTGCTGGCCGCCGGATCGGGGCGCGGCGAGCAGGTGTTCGGTCTCCGCTCGGCACTCGCCTCGGCCATGCGGAAGGTGGTCGACGCGCTGCCCGAAGGCCACCGGGCCTCCGCGAGCGACGCGGCCCAGCGGTTCTTGGTCGACCCCGAGTCGGACCTGCTCTCACGCCGTCCGGCCGTGGAGGACGTACCCGACAGCGCGATGATCGAGGTCAGGCGTGCGGTGCTCGCCGGGCACAAGCTGCGGATCCACTACGCGGCCACGGGCCAGGCCCCGACGTGGCGCACGGTGGATCCGATCGGCCTGGTCACCGTACGGGACCGGGGCTATCTGCTGGCCACGAGGGACGGCGCGGACCGCACCTACCGGCTGTCGCGGGTGCTGGCCGCCGAGGAACTCCCCGAGGCGGCACAGCGGCCGAACCGGGTCGATCTGGACCGGATCTGGCGGGACCGGTCCGCGCGGTTCCTCGCCGACGACCACATCGCCGTGCTGGTACGGGTGAACCCGGCGCGGCGGGAGGAACTGCTGGACAGCGCGCTGGCGGTCCGCACGGAGGAACCCGACGCGGACGGCCGGCTGCGGCTGGAGGTGACGTTCCAGGACGCCCGGCACGCCGAATGGGCGCTGTGGCAGCTCGGCACGGACGCGGAGGCCCTGGCCCCGCAGTCGTTGCGCGCCTCCTTGCGCGACCGTGCCGCCGCGATGGCCGCCCACTACGGGGACTTCCCCGATCAGCGCGACGGGACCCGGTAGGGGCGGCGCGGTCAGCGGCTGCCCGCGGCGGGGGCGAAGGGGCCGTCCAGGGCCGCCCATTGCAGGAGCAGGACGGTCTTGCCGTCGGTGATGCGCCCGTCGCGGGTCATGGCGAGGGCCTCGGCGAACGGCATTTCGAGAACCTCGATGTCCTCGCCCTCCTCGGCGAGCCCGCCACCGCTTCCGGTCCGGTCGGCCGGGGTGTAGGGGGCGGCGAAGAAGTGGAGGCGTTCGGTGACGGAGCCGGGGCTCATGTAGGCGTCGAGGACGCGGGTGAGGGGGCCGAGGGTGACGCCGAGCTCTTCGGCGCTCTCGCGTCGGATGGCGGTCTGCGGGTCGTCCGCGTCGAGCAGTCCTGCGGCCGCTTCGACGAGCATGCCGTCGGGGTGGCCGTTGACGTAGGCCGGGTAGCGGAACTGGCGGGTGAGCAGCACGCGGCCGCGTGCGGTGTCGTAGGGCAGGACGACGGCGCCGTTGCCGCGGTCGTACGTCTCGCGCTGCTGGGTCTCCCAGCGTCCGTCGCGGCGGCGGTAGTCGAAGGTGGTGCGCCGCAGGACGTGCCAGCCCTGGGAGGTGAGTTCGACGTCGCGGACCACGACGCCGGGGTTGCGGTCCAGGTCGCGTCCGGCCCGGTCGAGCCCGGTGCGGCCGCGGTGGTCGGGGGTGTCGATGCCGGGGCGGGCCGTCATGCGCCCCGGCCTTCCTGCTGGATGCGGTGCGGGGTCTCGGTCACGCCCGCTACAGTACATGCAGGAACGTGCAAGAACAGGAGAGAACGTGCATGCTGGCTGCTGAACGGCGCGACCACCTGCTCGGTCTGCTCGCCCGCCAGGGCAAGATCGTCGCCAAGGACGTCGCCGCCGCACTGGGGATCTCCGAGGACAGCGTCCGGCGGGACCTGCGCGATCTCGCCGCCGAGGGGCTGTGCCAGCGGGTCTACGGCGGCGCGCTGCCCGTTTCGCCCGCGGTGGTCGACTATGCGGCCCGCCAGACGGTCGCCCCGGACGGCAAGCAGAAGGTCGCTTCGGTGGCCGCCGCCCTCGTACGGCCGGGCAGTGCGCTGATCCTCGACGGCGGCACCACCGCCCTCGCCGTCGCCCGTGCGCTCCCCCGGGATCTCGACTGCACGGTGATCACCCACAGTCCGACGATCGCCGCGGCCATGCTCGACCATCCGCGGGCGGAGCTCTTCCTGCTCGGGGGGCGCGTCTTCAAGCATTCGGCGGTGGCCTGCGGGGCCGCCGCGGTCGAGGCGGCGCAGAACGTCTCCGCCGACCTCTGCCTGCTCGGCGTCACCGGCGTGCACCCCGAGGCGGGACTGACCACCGGGGACGCCGAGGAGGCGGCGATGAAGCGCGCGTTGTCCGCGCGGGCCGCGGACACGTACGTCCTCGCCTCCTCCGAGAAGATCGGCACGGCTTCGCGGTTCCGCGTCCTGCCGTGGTCGAAGGTCACCGGCCTGATCACCGATGCCGACCCGCACGACGCGGTCGTCGAGCAGCTCGAGGCGCTGGGCGTGGAAGTCCTGGCAGCCGACTGACCGAGCCCCGCCGCGTCCCCTACCGGCGGGGCCCCGGCCCGGCCACTCCCCCCGTCCCGGCCGGCCCGCATCCCGTGGCGGCGATGCGGCCGGAGCCGGAGCACCGGACAGCCGGCCGCCCCGCGGGGCGCCGGTCAGGCCTCGGGGGCCGGTCCCGGGCGGGCGGCGGCGACTTTGGCGACGTAGCCCGCCAGTTCGGCCCGCAGCCGCTCGCGCGGTACGCCCTCCTGACCGGTCAGCCGCTCGACGAGGTCGGCACGGGTGGCGGCGAGCAGGGCATGGGCGGTGAAGTCGCCGTCGGTCAGGCCGGGGATCTCCGCCAGGACGGCCCGCAGCAGACCGTGCCACCGCTCGTAGTGCTCGGCCCGGTAGGGGCCGCCGCCGCTCTCCTCCAGGGCCAGCGCGAGCCGGCGGTTGTCGATCTTGAAGCAGAGGACGGAGTCGAGCAGGGCCGCTGCGCGCTGCTGCGGCGGGGTGGCGGGCCCCAGCGGCGGCGGGCCCGCGAGCACGGCCTGCCTGACGGGTTCGAGCCGCGCCTCGTACAGCGCGCGCAGCAGCCCGGCGCGGTCGCCGAAGGCACGGAAGAGCGTCCCCTTGCCGACGCCCGCCGCTGCCGCGATGTCCGCCATGGTGAGGTCCCGGGGGCTCTCGCAGCGGGCGAAGAGGGCGTCGGCGGCTTCGAGGACCGCCCGCCGGTTGCGCGCGGCGTCCTTGCGCAGCTTGCGTTCGGGCACGGACACGCCGGTTCCTCCCCTGGGCGAAGCGACCGCGGGCCCGTACCAGCGAAGCGGACCCGCGGTCCGTATTCTACGGGGCGCGGGACGCCCCCGTCCGAACCGACCGTCCCCGCGGACCCCCGCGCCACGGGCGTGCGGCGTCTTGCGGACCGTCGCCGAACGGGAACTGACGGTTCCCCACCGCGCCGACGCGGCCGGAGGGTTCCGGGAGCCCGTCGGGGCGGAGGGAACCGCTCCGGGGAGTCGGGGCATCTGGTCGGGCATGGGCGTCGTGATCTTGTTCTTCGGGCTGTTCTCCATCGTCGGCTGGGTCGCCGCCCTGGGTGGGCTGGGGTACGCGTCCTCGGTGCTGTGGCGCAGCCGGGGGCAGCAATGGCTGCGCAGCCACGGGCATCCCTTCGCACGCCTGCTGCTCCCGGCCCCCGCGTACCTCCGCTTCGACCGGGCCCTCGCCGTGGCGGTGCTGGTGGCCGACGTGTGGCTCGTGTCGGCGGTCATCGTGCTCGGCGCGGACGGCATCTTCACCGAAGAGTGGATGGGCTACCCCGGCATGATGGATCCCGGCGGCCGGGGCTACCAGGCGGACGCGGTGAGCCTGCTGCGCACGACGGCCTGGTGGAGCGCCTCCGCCGCGCTCCTCGCGCGGTGCTGGACCACGGCGGTCGTCCAGTTGTCCGTCCTGCCGCTGTCGGCTCTTTGGGTCGCCTCCTTCGACACCTACTACAGCTGACACCGCGGGACCCGTAGGCGGGGGGTCCGGACACAGGCCGGGCACGCTCCACCGGCGTCACGCTGCGTCGCGCCGGAACCGCGCCGTGACGGCGCGTCACCCTACGCGAGCAGGTTGACGGCACGGGTGAACAGGGCGGGCAGGCGGGCGGCCAGGGGGACGATCCGTCCGGCGAGGCGTCGCTGTTCCCGGGCCCAGAGCAGGGAGCCGGTGAGCGTGCGGTAGCCGCGGGAGAGGTCCCGCCAGGCCTGCTCGTACGCCTGCGGCCGCCCCGCCGCCACGCACCGCACGAGGGCCTCGGCCGCGGTCAGGGCCAGCGTGAGGCCCTCGCCGGTCAGAGCGTCGACGTATCCGGCGGCGTCCCCGACGAACAGCACCCGCCCCGCCACCCGGCTGCGGGACCCCTGTCGCAGCGGTCCCGCACCGCGCACCGCGCCGCCGGGCACGGCCGGCAACCGCGCGGTCAGCTGCGGGAACCGGGCGAGCTGTACGTCGAAGGGGGCTCGCTCCGAGGTCAGTACGGCCACCCCGATCCGGTCGGGCGCCAGCGGCGTCACGTACGCCTCGCCGTGCGCGGACCAGTACACCTCCACCAGGTCGCTCCAGGGCTCGGCGGTGTAGTGGCGGCGCAGGCCGTAGCGCGCCGGCCGGCCCGGGGCGGGCGGCGCCGACAGGCCGAGCGCGCGCCGGAGCGGGGAGTGCAGGCCGTCCGCCGCGACCAGGTGGCGGGCGGTCAGCCCGGCCGCCGTGACCGCGTGTTCGTCCTGCCGGACCTCCGTCACGCGGCGCGGCACCACCCGTACGCCCAGCCGCGCCGCCCGTTCGGCCAGGGCGGCCTGGAGGTCGGTGCGCGGGATGCCGAGGCCGGGGCCGGCGCGGAAGAGGCCCTCGGCCTTCCGGCCGGTGACGCCGTCGAGGTAGCGGATGCCGTGGAACGGCCGGCCGGGCACCGTCACGCCCAGCTCCCGCAGGCGGCGTACCCCGCCCGGCATCAAGCCCTCGCCGCACGCCTTGTCGACGGGCGTGGGGCGGGGTTCCAGCACCACGGTCTCCAGGCCGGCCAGCGCGCCGCGGATGGCCGTCGCCAGCCCGGCGGGCCCTCCGCCCACGATCAGCAGGTCGATCACGACGCGGGTCCGGCCGGCGCCGGCGCGACGGTGCCGTGGGGCGGGACGTCACGGGCCGGGGCTCCGTCGGCCGGCGCGTCGGCCAGGGCGGCGTCCTCGCAGCGGACGCGTACGCGCAGCAGCAGCGCGTTCAGCGCGGTGAAGCAGGCCGCGGTCACCCAGGCCGAGTGCACCAGCGGCAGCGCGGCGCCCTCCACGACCACCGCGACGTAGTTCGGGTGCCGTACGAAGCGGTACGGCCCGCCCGTGACCAGGGGCAGCCCGGGCACGACGAGCACCCGGGTGTTCCAGCGCGGGCCGAGCGCCGCGACGCACCACCAGCGCAGGCCCTGGGCGGCCAGCGCCAGGGCGAGCGCGGTCCAGCCCAGCAGCGGCAGGAACGGGCGGCCGGCGGCCCAGGGTTCCACCGCGCAGGCCACGAGCAGCGCGGTGTGCAGCACCACCATGGCGGGGTAGTGACCGCGGCCGTACTCCCGACCGCCCCGGGCCAGGCTCCAGACCGCATTGCGGCGGGCGACGGCCAGTTCCACGAGCCGCTCGACCGCGACGAGGCCCACCAACACCAGGTACAGGGAGACGGAGAGGGACATGGGAGTCACCACCTCAGCAGGACGAGTTCGGAGGCGAACCCCGGCCCGAAGGCGACCATCAGCCCCACCGAGCCGGGCGCGGGCGGTCCGGCGGCCTGGATCCCGCCGAGGATGTGCAGGACCGAGGCGGAGGAGAGGTTCCCCGCGTCGGCCAGCGAGCGGCGGCTCGCCGCGAACGCCGCGTCGGGAAGGCCCAGGGACTGCGCGAGCACGTCCAGGATCCTCGGCCCGCCCGGATGGCAGATCCACGCGTCGACGTCGAGGGGCTTGAGGTCGTGCCCGGCGAGGAACGTCTCGATCTCCTCGGCCACGTGCAGCCGTACCAGCTCCGGGAGTTCGCGGCCCAGCACCATCCGGAAGCCCCACTGGCCGATGTCCCATCCGAGGAGCCCCTCGGTGCCCGGATACAGCCGGCTGCGCGAGGCCACCACCGACGGTCCGGTGCCCGTGTCGTGCAGGGGGTGCCCGGGCCCCACCGCCAGCAGGGCTCCCGCGCCGTCGCCGAACAGGGCGCCCGCGACCAGGTTCGCCATCGAGGTGTCCGTGGGCTGGAGGGTGAGCGAGCACAGCTCAGTGGACAGCAGGAGCGCGGCGTGGCCGGGTCGACCGGTCAGGTGGTCGTGGAGGTGGCCGAGGCCGGCGGCGCCCGCCGCACAGCCGAGACCGAAGAGCGGCATCCGCTTCACGTCGGGGCGCAGCCCTGCCCGGTGGGCGAGCCGGGCCTCCAGTGAGGGCGTCGCGAGGCCCGTGACCGTGGTCGACATGATGAGGTCGACGTCGTGCGGCGCGCAGCCGGCTTCGGTGAGGGCCGCCGCGACGGCGTGCGCGCCGAGTTCCAGAGCCGTCTCGACGAAGACGGCGTTCGTGGCGCCGAAGTCGCTCGACGGCCCGTAACCGTCCAGCGGCAGCGCCAGGTTGCGGTGGTCGACCCGGACAGAGGCGTGGATGCGGCGCAGCGGGCCGGTGTCCGAACCCGGCGGCAGGCAGCGGGCGAGGGCTTCGGTGATCTCCGACTGCGGGTGGCGGTGGGGCGGGAACACGCTGCTCACTGACAGGACACGCGTCATTGGCCCAACATAGGGAACAACCGGCGCCGCTTGAGGAATGGTGCCTGCCGGGCGCGCCGCCGGACCTAGGGTGGCGCCGTGTCCGTCGCGACGAAGGAGACCATCGCCCCCCGGTTCGGCCGGCGCGGGCGGGCCGTGGCGGGGCTGCTGGCGGCCTGCCATCCGGTTCCGGCCGCCGCGGTGACCCTGTTGGCGATCGCGCTGGCCGTGGCGGTGGGCCGGGGCCCCGCCGGAGCGGCCCTCACCGGCGGCGCGGTGGCGGCCGGCCAGCTCTCGGTGGGCTGGTGCAACGACCGGGTCGACATGCACCGCGACACCGCGACGCGCCGGTCTGACAAGCCGCTGGTCGCGGGCCTCGTACGGCCCGGCGCGGTGACCGCCGCCGCGCTCGGGGCGCTGCTGCTGTGCACGGTGCTCTCGCTGGCCTGCGGGCCGCTCGCGGGGGCCGCGCACCTGTGCGGGGTGGCGGCGGCCTGGGCGTACAACCTCAGGCTGAAGGCCACCGCGGCCTCGTGGCTCCCCTACTGCCTGGCCTTCGGCCTGCTGCCCGCGTTCGTCACGCTCGCCCTGCCCGGCGCGCCGTGGCCGCCGCTGTGGCTGATGGCCGGCGCCGCCCTGCTCGGCGCGGGGGCGCACGTCGCCAACGTATTGCCCGACATCGGGGACGACCTGGCCACCGGGGTTCGCGGGCTGCCGCAGCGGCTCGGGGCCCGCCGTTCGGGGGCGCTGGCCGCGTTCCTCGTCCTCGGCTCTGCCCTGGCGCTCGTGGCCGGACCGCCGGGGCGGGTGAGCCCGTACGGCTGGGGGCTGCTGGCGGTCACGACCGGCGCGGGGCTGTTCGCGGCCGCTCGGCCGGCGGGCCGGGTTCCGTTCCACGCGACGCTCGTGATCGCGGGCGCCGATGTGGCGCTCGTCGTGGTGGCGGGCGCGGGGCTGCGCTGACCGGTCGCGTCCGCACGGTCGACCGTGCGTTGTCCCGCCGCGTCGGCTCTTCAAGGCGGTTACCCGCCAACGAAAGCGGAATTTACCGGGGTCTCGGCCAAGTTTCGCGTGCGCCCCTGCGCGCCCCCCGAAGTGACGTTCCATCATCCCCTGCCCGGGGCAGCCGCGTGGTGCTGTTCGTTCGTCTACCGAGGAGAGCGCACGATGACGAAGGTCCTGGTCCTGCACAGCGCCCGTCTGGTCCGGTCGGCACTGGCCTCCCTGCTGAGATCCGAAGGGTCGTTCGAAGTCACCTCGGCGGGCTGGCGGACCGCGGCCCGCCAGGCGGAGTCCTTACGACCGGACGTGACGGTCGTCGACCTCGACTGTCCGGGGACGACGGCCGTGCTGGCCGGCAGCGCGGGCCCGGACCGCCAGGTCCTCGGGTCCCCGTCCTCGGTCCTGGTGCTCGCGTCGACCGGCGCGCCCGGTTCCCTGCACCGGGCCTTCCGGGCCGAGGCCCGCGGGTACGTCGACAAGGCCGGCTCGCCGGGGCGCCTCGTGCGGGCCGTGCGGAAGGTCGCCGCCGGAGAACGGTTCATCGACGCCTCGCTGGCCACCGCCTTCATGGAGGCCGACCCGGTACCGCTCAGCCCGCGAGAACTGAGCGTGCTGGCACGGGCCGCGGAGGGCGACTCCACCGTCGAGATCGCCCGCGCCCTGCACCTGGCGAGCGGAACGGTGCGCAACTACATGGCCGCCGCGACCCGCAAGACCGGCGCGCGCAACCTCATCGACGCGATCCGGATTTCCCGGCGGGCGGGCTGGGTGTGATCCGCGGTCGCCGCCGCGGACGGCGCGCGCGACGCGTCATCCGTCCGCGGACCGGTTCCACTTCCCCACCAGGTCGCGGTACAGGGCCGACCGGGTCGTGAGTTCCTCGTGCGTGCCGCACACGGCGCGGGTCCCGTCGAGGACGAGGACCCGGTCGGCGCGGGCCGCCGAGGACACGCGGTGGGCGACGACGACGAGGGTGCCGGGACGGGCGGCGAGGGCCCGTTCGGCACGCTCCTCCGCTCGCGGGTCCAGGTGGCAGGTGGCCTCGTCGAGCAGCAGCAGCGGTGCCGACGAGAGGTAGGCGGCGGCGAGCGCGAGGAGCTGGCTCTCTCCTCGGGACAGCAGCCGGGGGGACACCTCGCCGTCCAGGCCGCCGAGCCGCTCCACGAGGTCTTCCATCGCCAGGGCGCGGACGGCCCGCCGCACCTCGGCGTCCCCCGGCGTGCCGGCGCCCGGGGACGGGGACAGGTGGGTCAGGTTCTCCCGCACGGTGCCGGTGAACACGTAGGCCTGCTGCGGCAGCAGGGTCCGTCGCGGGTCCGGTCCGGTGGGACCGTTCGTGCGGCGGGCGGCCGTGCCGGCGACGAGGACGGCGCCCGCGTCGGGTGACAGCATCCCGGCGAGCAGGGCGGTGAGCGTGGACTTGCCGATGCCGCTGGGCCCGACGACGGCGAGGTGCTCCCCCGGCCGCACCACCAGGTCGAGGGCGTCGATCACGGGAACCGCGCCGGGGCCGTAGGCGAAGGTGGCCCCCCGCAGCTCGGCCGCGGCGTCCTGTCGGCCCGCTTGGACGAGCGCATGCGGCTCCGTCGCCCGGCTCCCGTCCGGGCCGGGCGGCAACGGCCGGCAGAAGCGCTCGACGACCACCAGCAGGCGGGTGCCGGCCGACCCCAAGGCCGTCATCAGCGAGTCGACGGCGGGCAGCAGCGCCTGCACCACGTACAGGAAGCCGCCGGCGAGCGCGCCGGCGGTGATGCCGCGACCGAGCAGCCAGGGCGTCGCGGCGAGCAGTGCGATCACCGGCAGCCGGCCGGCCGCGCCCAGGGACAGGGTGCGCAGGGCGGCCCAGCGCGCGAGCGTGCGCGACCACCGTTCCTGGGCGGCGATCAGGGGCTCCACCCGCGCCCGCGCCTGCGTCCCGCCCCCGCAGGCGACGATGTCGCGCAGGCCCTCCGCCACCGCCCCCACCCGGCCCGACAGCGCTTCGTCGGTGTCCAGGCAGCGGCGCTGTACGGAGGCCATGGGGCGGAGCGTGGCCAGGAAGGCGAGCGTGCCCAGCATCAGCGGGGGCACCACGATCAGCAGCAGGACGGGGGCGAGGGCGGCCATGCCCGCGAAGGCGCCCACGGCGGTGAACACGAACGAGCGGGTCGTCAGCAACAGCCCCGCGAACGAGTCCCTGGCCATCTCCGTCTGCTGGGTCAGCCGTGACACCGCCCCCGTGTCGGGGGCGTGCGCCGGGGCGGCGACCGCGCTGTCCAGTGCCTGCCGCACGGCCCGCCGGACCAGGCCGTCCCGGAGCGGCTCCACGAGGCCGGCGAGTCCCGCGAACACGCCGCGCAGCGCGAACCCGCCGAGCAGCGCGCCCACCGCGGCGGCGGTCAGCCAGGCGAGACCGGTGGCGGTACGGCCGGCGAGGAAACCGTCGTCGAGGGCCCGGGCCACCGCGTAGCCGCCGAGGAACGTGTGCGCGGATTCGAGGAGCGACCACGCCGCGAGGCGTCCCACGGCGCCCTTGTGCCCGCGCAGGAACCGCCGGGCCTCGGGGGCCACCCGGCGCCAGGTCTCGCCCTCGGTCACCGGGCCGCCTCCTGTTTCCCTGGGGGCGTTCCGCGATCGTCCGCGGCCGGGGCGTCGGCCGTCCCGGCCGAGGCTTCCGCTTCGGCTCCCGTCAGGACGCCTTCGGTTCCCGTCAGGGCGTCATCGGTTCCGGTGAGGGCGTCTTCGGCTCCCGGCAGGGCGTCCGCGGCGAACACCGCCCGGTAGGCGGGGTCGTGCCGCCACAGCTCGTCGTGGGCGCCGGCCGCCCGTATCCGCCCGTCCTCCAGCCATACGACGAGATCGG
It contains:
- a CDS encoding isoprenylcysteine carboxyl methyltransferase family protein is translated as MSLSVSLYLVLVGLVAVERLVELAVARRNAVWSLARGGREYGRGHYPAMVVLHTALLVACAVEPWAAGRPFLPLLGWTALALALAAQGLRWWCVAALGPRWNTRVLVVPGLPLVTGGPYRFVRHPNYVAVVVEGAALPLVHSAWVTAACFTALNALLLRVRVRCEDAALADAPADGAPARDVPPHGTVAPAPAGPAS
- a CDS encoding NAD(P)/FAD-dependent oxidoreductase, with the translated sequence MIDLLIVGGGPAGLATAIRGALAGLETVVLEPRPTPVDKACGEGLMPGGVRRLRELGVTVPGRPFHGIRYLDGVTGRKAEGLFRAGPGLGIPRTDLQAALAERAARLGVRVVPRRVTEVRQDEHAVTAAGLTARHLVAADGLHSPLRRALGLSAPPAPGRPARYGLRRHYTAEPWSDLVEVYWSAHGEAYVTPLAPDRIGVAVLTSERAPFDVQLARFPQLTARLPAVPGGAVRGAGPLRQGSRSRVAGRVLFVGDAAGYVDALTGEGLTLALTAAEALVRCVAAGRPQAYEQAWRDLSRGYRTLTGSLLWAREQRRLAGRIVPLAARLPALFTRAVNLLA
- a CDS encoding response regulator transcription factor; amino-acid sequence: MTKVLVLHSARLVRSALASLLRSEGSFEVTSAGWRTAARQAESLRPDVTVVDLDCPGTTAVLAGSAGPDRQVLGSPSSVLVLASTGAPGSLHRAFRAEARGYVDKAGSPGRLVRAVRKVAAGERFIDASLATAFMEADPVPLSPRELSVLARAAEGDSTVEIARALHLASGTVRNYMAAATRKTGARNLIDAIRISRRAGWV
- a CDS encoding type III polyketide synthase — its product is MTRVLSVSSVFPPHRHPQSEITEALARCLPPGSDTGPLRRIHASVRVDHRNLALPLDGYGPSSDFGATNAVFVETALELGAHAVAAALTEAGCAPHDVDLIMSTTVTGLATPSLEARLAHRAGLRPDVKRMPLFGLGCAAGAAGLGHLHDHLTGRPGHAALLLSTELCSLTLQPTDTSMANLVAGALFGDGAGALLAVGPGHPLHDTGTGPSVVASRSRLYPGTEGLLGWDIGQWGFRMVLGRELPELVRLHVAEEIETFLAGHDLKPLDVDAWICHPGGPRILDVLAQSLGLPDAAFAASRRSLADAGNLSSASVLHILGGIQAAGPPAPGSVGLMVAFGPGFASELVLLRW
- a CDS encoding ABC transporter ATP-binding protein codes for the protein MTEGETWRRVAPEARRFLRGHKGAVGRLAAWSLLESAHTFLGGYAVARALDDGFLAGRTATGLAWLTAAAVGALLGGFALRGVFAGLAGLVEPLRDGLVRRAVRQALDSAVAAPAHAPDTGAVSRLTQQTEMARDSFAGLLLTTRSFVFTAVGAFAGMAALAPVLLLIVVPPLMLGTLAFLATLRPMASVQRRCLDTDEALSGRVGAVAEGLRDIVACGGGTQARARVEPLIAAQERWSRTLARWAALRTLSLGAAGRLPVIALLAATPWLLGRGITAGALAGGFLYVVQALLPAVDSLMTALGSAGTRLLVVVERFCRPLPPGPDGSRATEPHALVQAGRQDAAAELRGATFAYGPGAVPVIDALDLVVRPGEHLAVVGPSGIGKSTLTALLAGMLSPDAGAVLVAGTAARRTNGPTGPDPRRTLLPQQAYVFTGTVRENLTHLSPSPGAGTPGDAEVRRAVRALAMEDLVERLGGLDGEVSPRLLSRGESQLLALAAAYLSSAPLLLLDEATCHLDPRAEERAERALAARPGTLVVVAHRVSSAARADRVLVLDGTRAVCGTHEELTTRSALYRDLVGKWNRSADG
- a CDS encoding UbiA family prenyltransferase produces the protein MSVATKETIAPRFGRRGRAVAGLLAACHPVPAAAVTLLAIALAVAVGRGPAGAALTGGAVAAGQLSVGWCNDRVDMHRDTATRRSDKPLVAGLVRPGAVTAAALGALLLCTVLSLACGPLAGAAHLCGVAAAWAYNLRLKATAASWLPYCLAFGLLPAFVTLALPGAPWPPLWLMAGAALLGAGAHVANVLPDIGDDLATGVRGLPQRLGARRSGALAAFLVLGSALALVAGPPGRVSPYGWGLLAVTTGAGLFAAARPAGRVPFHATLVIAGADVALVVVAGAGLR